The genomic window AGACACCTGCAGCCTGTGAGCAGCTCCTCCTTCCTGAGTGTCTGTGAATACTTGCTGGCatgccccctcccctctgctggGGCTCATCCTGTTGCAGCAAATTTCCTTAGACATTTGCCTGTTGATGGCAAAGAGCTGGCAGAGCCAGGGGTGTGGAGTCGCTGTTGTCCTGCCGTTTGATGTCCCTTGAGTAGCTGCTAAGTGGGGGTCTGCGGGTGGccgccctcccctgccctccccacaccccctccTACTGCAGAGGGACCCACCCGGATTTCCAGCTCGTCCTCTGCACCTTCCGCCTGACTTCCCACATCCGGGTCAAACTGGCCTTCCAGGGCCCGGGGCTTCAGTCTGCCTGATAGCTTCTTAGGTTCCTTTCTCTGCAGGAAAGAGGAGGTGCTCCCCTTAGGCCCTGAATCTCCCCTCTCCTCCGAGAAGCAGGGTGAGGTGTGGACTCAGTGGGTCAGACCCAGAGCCCTCCTTTGGGCTCAGGGAGAAAGCTGAAGCTCAGGGCAAGCCACTGCCCAGCTCACACGGCTCGGGGCATTTAGGACGCGGGGCTCCTGGGGTGGCATCTCACCTGCAGTTTCTGATGTTCGGGGCTCAGAAAGCTGGAGCCCGCCATGGCCAAGTCCATCCAGAGCATgctgagcagcagcaggctgCAGATGGTCCGCAGGGTGGGCATGGCTTCCCTGGCTGGAGGCAGATGGACCTGGAGGAGAGAGGGTCTCTGGGCCGGGCAGAGAGATGGCGGCGGGGCTCCGCGCTGGACCCCCGGACCCAGGGTGACTGCTGTCTGGAGCAGCTGTCCCCCAGGAGCGCCGTCTGCCCACCTCCCCAGGTAGGAGCATGTGGGCTCCTTCCCAAGACTGTTCTCTCAGGGGCGGATGCTTGGCAGTGGACTGTCCACATCCTTCATCCCCAGCCCTGAGAACCTTGCGCCAAGTTTCTGGAGGAGGGGTGAGGAAGGCGAACCAGCCAGGTCCCAGGAGACATGGGGGGCACCGGGGCCGCTCCCAAGTCCAGCTGGGAGCAGCCAGGCAGCTGGGGCCCTGCGACCTTCCCGTCTTCAGAAGGGCCTGCAGGTGCGCAGCTGTTGCCGTGAGTTAGACCCATAAACAGACCCCCTGCATGCGAGCGTCCCCAGAGTGCCTACCTGGGGTTCCGGGCGGAGGTGGTGCCTGGCGGCCATCTGGTCCTTATATAGGGCAGCCTGTGTTTGTCTGAAACCAGCAGCCGTCTCTCAGGGCAGCTTGGCATCCGGGGGCTGAGTGCCATTCCTTGGGAACTAAAAATGGCTCGCATCACCCACCAGGGAGATGTCACCAGCAGAGGTCAAATGCCCTGAGAGATGGCCGGGTTGGCTGGGTCGGCCCCACGGGGCTACCTGCCCCTCCTGTGCCCACCTTGGCTTGggcgggaggaaggagagggcacCCTGGGGCCAGCCTGGCATTGCTGCTCCCCTCCTTGTCCCAGGTTAGAACCGGGtcggttgctgttgttcagctgccaagttgtgtccaactctctgcgaccccacggactgcagaccTCCAGGCGTCCCCATCCCTCAATCATCCTCTCcccgagtttgcccaagttcacgtccatggAATCGGTGATGAATCAGGCATCGTCGCTTGATCTTGGGGGCTTGTGCTGCCTCTGGCCTCGTGAGGGATGCCGTTCTGGCTTCCACGGCCTCGAGCACGTGAGAGCCTGCCTCCTGGCATTCTCAGGCTGCCTGGAGGGAAGCCccgttttccagatgaggaaactggaggagcagggcagggacTGTCTCCAGCAGGGGCTGAAGGCCCGTCCTCGCCTCTGGGAGGAAGGCGGTGATGGCTCCGCTCTGCACGGTCTTCGTTAACATGTGGGCTTGTCTCTCCTCCCCGGCCCGGCCCTGAGAGGCAGCAGAGTGGCCCCGGGGGCGGGAGAGCCGGGACCCAGTGCTGCCAAGGGTGACCACACGCACGCTGGCCTCAGCGAGGTCACTGAGCGTCCCCTGCACGGGACTGCCTCTCAGAGTGGCTTTGAGGATGGACCGAGGTGACGGATGTGACATCCTTTGTAAGCTGTCAAGTGTCACACGGTAGCTGTTCTTCGTACCTTGGCCAGCCTCAGCCACGTCACATGTTCCCCAATGATGAGCTGCTCAACCACGCGGGGGAATCCTAACCTGCCCGGAGCCCTTCGTCCCACCGGATGCCCAAGCGGTGACTCCTGAGGGCTCGGTGTTGTCTGCGTAGACGTTCTAGTATCAATCAGAGGAGGAACTTGCTTCTGGCCGCGCTCGAGCTGGGAGGGTGGGAAGGCCACCCCCACCGGGGCTGCAGCAGTGGGGCCGGGCTGTGAAGGGAGGCCCCGCTGCAGGCAGAGGGCCAGGGCGGAGGTGAGCGGCAGGCGCGGGTGTGGACTGTGTGGAGCTGCCCAGTGAGAAGATGGGGTGCTTGGAGGATGGTGGTGGGGTACGGGGAGGAGTGGGTTGTGAGGAAAGGCCTGGAAAGAGGGGCGGGCTGAGGATGAGCACCCTTGGGAAGCTCCTGGCACCAGGCATCTGGGCTTTGATCCGGAGGAGGGAAGACGTTGAAGGCTCGTGAGTCAGTGGAGTGACCGACTGACCTTGAAGACTTGGGAGGCTGCACCTCTTGTTTCAAGGGGAAGACACTGACTGTTGAAAGGGGTCACCCTTTCCCTAGAACCACGCCGCCCTCAGTGGCTGTGTGGGCTGCCAGCCGGGCTCCTGATGAGGAAGGGGCTGGGGCCGCCGGCGGACCTTTGGCCGTCGGATGCTGGCCTGACGTAGGTGGACCTCAGGGAGATGCACCTTGTAGAGACTCTAGGGACGGGGGACCTGGGAGGGGCTGGCCTGAGCCCCACAGTGCAGTGTGGGGACTAAGTACCTTCTGCTGGAAAACCACTTTCCACCAGGAGGCTCCATCAGTCCCAGGAGAGGGTTAGCATGTCCCCTGGAGACCGTCCCCTTGTGAGCCCCCTGAGCGTAGGGCTCCTGACCTTGGGAGCCCAGAAGGCTGAAGGTGGAGTAGGCTGGGGAGGTGTTCGAGACGGCCAGCAGCTTTTCCAGAACCTCTCCTTGCCAACCccagcaaaaaaaacaaaaaccccaaagcGTCTATGGTGACCAGGCCCCTGTTGTGACACGAGGCCTCCCTCCACCGTGGAGATGGGAGCTGAGGGTGTTGATCTTAGATAACAGCCCCCGAGAGCAAACACAGAACACCCTTGCTGCCTGGTTCCCGCGCCCACTGATCCTGGGAACGGGAAAGTGCAGAAAGGAGGCCTGCGGTGGGAAACCACCCCAGGTACCCCAGGTACACCCCGCAGAGCCCAGGcagctggggaagggagggagggctgAGGGCCGGGGAGACGGCGCCCGGGAAGTGCCCCGCCACCCACCCCCAGCTGTGGAAGGGGCCGAGGACCAAGAGGGGGCACAGGCAGACCCAGCCCCAGAGTTCTCTGGAGGTCCCGTCGGGGAGTGCCGATGACGCGGAGGCCAGGCGGCACCTGTCTGCCCCGCGGAGGGTTCCTTGCCCGCTGGGTGGTGCTTCCCTTCCCCCCGCCCGGCCTCGAGGGCCCCGCCTCGTGAATGGACAGGGATGCGGTGTCACCCAAGTAACTGCCATGTGTAAATGGCGTC from Capricornis sumatraensis isolate serow.1 chromosome 10, serow.2, whole genome shotgun sequence includes these protein-coding regions:
- the LOC138087521 gene encoding appetite-regulating hormone — encoded protein: MPTLRTICSLLLLSMLWMDLAMAGSSFLSPEHQKLQRKEPKKLSGRLKPRALEGQFDPDVGSQAEGAEDELEIRFNAPFNIGIKLSGAQSLQHGQTLGKFLQDILWEEAEETLADE